A part of Bacteroidota bacterium genomic DNA contains:
- a CDS encoding T9SS type A sorting domain-containing protein, translating into MKLTSLSLLIVLFFVGSNRAQAQYVYSPAKSFSISKTVTYDGDELDAYIYFHNNSASPVKIVWRLLEDSIPAEWSIGLCDNVACYYNVNNSLETGKTTDFIPAGDSIFLKGVFDAHCTGGNGWMKISAKVEDGSFILPDTLLYSASAIAECLNAITETDAFASLQVFPNPATDVVTISSTMLLTQPLKMQLTDLQGRVVSRPSSLKINTDIDIRALSAGSYLLQVLDMKGQVVAVRRIFKQ; encoded by the coding sequence ATGAAACTAACCAGTTTAAGCCTTTTGATCGTCCTCTTTTTTGTAGGCAGCAACCGCGCTCAAGCGCAATATGTTTACTCGCCCGCGAAATCATTCTCCATCAGCAAAACCGTAACTTATGATGGCGACGAATTGGATGCCTATATCTACTTTCATAACAATTCAGCAAGTCCGGTAAAGATTGTCTGGCGTTTGTTGGAAGACTCCATTCCGGCAGAATGGTCCATAGGTCTGTGCGACAATGTAGCTTGCTACTATAACGTGAACAATTCGTTGGAAACGGGGAAAACCACCGATTTCATTCCGGCGGGCGATTCTATTTTCCTCAAAGGTGTTTTTGATGCTCATTGCACCGGCGGCAATGGATGGATGAAGATATCGGCCAAGGTAGAAGATGGCTCTTTCATTTTGCCCGATACCTTGTTGTATAGCGCCAGCGCCATAGCTGAATGTCTCAATGCAATCACCGAAACAGATGCTTTTGCTTCGCTCCAAGTATTTCCTAATCCCGCGACGGATGTAGTCACCATCTCTTCGACCATGCTGCTCACTCAGCCTCTAAAGATGCAGTTGACCGATTTGCAGGGCCGTGTGGTAAGTCGCCCATCGTCGCTCAAGATAAATACAGACATAGATATTCGGGCGCTGTCCGCAGGTTCTTATTTGTTGCAGGTGCTTGACATGAAAGGTCAAGTAGTTGCAGTGCGAAGGATATTTAAACAGTAG
- the accC gene encoding acetyl-CoA carboxylase biotin carboxylase subunit, which produces MFKKILIANRGEIALRIIRTCKEMSIKTVAVYSTADRDSLHVRFADEAICIGGPRSKDSYLNMAAIMAVAELTNADAIHPGYGFLAENAEFAELCAKYKIKFIGPQPSQMRAMGDKITAKETMIKAGVPCIPGSEGLIDTCAEAKKIAKKIGYPVILKATAGGGGKGMRIVLDEKGLEKAYNMARTEAGASFGNDQVYLEKFIIEPHHIEIQVAGDQYGEACHLSERDCSVQRRHQKLVEEAPSPFVDEPLRKKMGAAAVKAVKAIQYESVGTVEFLVDKFKNFYFMEMNTRIQVEHPVTEEVMDFDLVKEQILIAAGTPISGVLYFPEKMHAIECRVNAEDPMNNFAPSPGKITALHTPKGYGVRVDTHVYAGYSVPPYYDSLLAKVICRAKSREECIVKMERAMHEFIIEGVKTTIPFHIALMKNAEFRSGKYDTGLLERFDYVSAIKEIVAQ; this is translated from the coding sequence ATGTTCAAAAAGATACTTATTGCCAACCGCGGAGAAATTGCCCTGCGGATTATCAGAACTTGTAAAGAGATGAGCATCAAAACGGTGGCGGTCTATTCCACCGCCGATCGCGACAGCCTCCATGTTCGCTTTGCCGATGAAGCTATTTGTATTGGCGGCCCGCGCAGTAAAGATTCCTACCTCAATATGGCAGCCATCATGGCGGTGGCTGAATTGACCAATGCAGATGCTATTCATCCGGGTTATGGATTTTTGGCCGAGAATGCGGAGTTTGCAGAGCTATGCGCCAAGTATAAAATCAAATTCATTGGTCCTCAGCCTTCGCAGATGCGGGCTATGGGCGATAAAATTACTGCCAAGGAGACCATGATAAAGGCCGGAGTGCCTTGCATTCCGGGCAGCGAGGGATTGATTGACACTTGTGCAGAAGCCAAGAAAATTGCCAAGAAAATAGGTTATCCGGTCATCCTGAAAGCTACGGCAGGCGGGGGCGGCAAGGGGATGAGAATTGTGTTGGATGAAAAGGGTTTAGAGAAGGCCTATAACATGGCGCGCACCGAAGCAGGAGCTTCATTTGGAAACGATCAGGTATATCTGGAGAAGTTCATTATAGAGCCACACCATATCGAAATCCAGGTAGCCGGCGATCAATATGGCGAAGCCTGCCATCTGAGCGAAAGAGATTGCTCGGTACAAAGAAGGCATCAGAAACTAGTAGAGGAAGCTCCTTCGCCATTTGTAGATGAACCTTTGCGGAAGAAAATGGGTGCCGCAGCCGTGAAGGCCGTGAAGGCCATTCAATATGAAAGCGTGGGAACGGTGGAGTTTCTGGTAGATAAGTTCAAGAACTTTTATTTCATGGAAATGAACACCCGGATTCAGGTAGAGCATCCGGTGACGGAAGAGGTGATGGATTTTGATTTGGTGAAAGAACAGATTCTGATTGCCGCAGGAACGCCGATTTCTGGTGTGCTTTATTTCCCTGAAAAGATGCACGCCATTGAGTGTCGTGTCAATGCCGAAGACCCGATGAATAACTTTGCACCAAGCCCAGGTAAAATAACAGCCTTACATACGCCGAAAGGATATGGGGTTCGGGTAGATACCCACGTTTATGCAGGATATTCTGTTCCACCATACTATGATTCGTTACTAGCGAAGGTTATTTGCCGCGCCAAGAGCCGCGAAGAATGTATTGTGAAAATGGAAAGAGCGATGCATGAATTCATCATTGAAGGAGTGAAGACCACGATACCTTTTCATATTGCTTTAATGAAAAATGCGGAGTTCCGTTCAGGGAAATACGATACCGGTCTGTTAGAGCGATTTGACTACGTCAGCGCGATTAAAGAGATTGTAGCACAGTAA
- a CDS encoding AtpZ/AtpI family protein, which produces MEEDKEKKPPLNNYLKYSGVGFQIAGALALGVFIGYKLDEKLRTAGPYFTVGFALVFLIAGMYLGLKDLVNKQ; this is translated from the coding sequence ATGGAAGAAGACAAGGAAAAGAAACCGCCGTTAAATAACTACCTCAAATATTCGGGAGTCGGGTTTCAGATTGCCGGAGCCTTAGCATTAGGGGTTTTTATCGGCTATAAACTTGACGAGAAACTAAGAACCGCAGGGCCCTATTTTACCGTAGGGTTTGCGTTGGTTTTCCTGATAGCAGGAATGTATTTAGGCCTGAAAGACTTGGTGAACAAACAGTAA
- the radC gene encoding DNA repair protein RadC: METNADFLSIKSWAEEDRPREKLLLKGKSALSDAELIAILLRTGVKGSSALDIAKKMLHKVNGDLNELGKLTVADIKKLEKGLGDTKSITVVAALEIGRRRQSCEIREKPIIRSSRDSFEYIYPELADLHHEEFYALFLNKSNRVMSHRHISSGGVSGTVADLKIILKHAVELLASSIIAVHNHPSGNLKPSQADIELTKKLKEAGKLLDVSLLDHLIVGEKSYYSFADEGMI, from the coding sequence ATGGAAACAAACGCAGATTTTTTGTCTATTAAAAGTTGGGCAGAGGAAGACCGTCCACGGGAGAAGTTATTGCTGAAAGGAAAATCGGCGCTCAGTGACGCAGAATTGATTGCCATTTTACTGCGAACAGGTGTAAAGGGTTCTTCTGCCTTAGACATTGCCAAAAAGATGCTCCATAAAGTGAACGGCGATTTGAATGAACTCGGGAAACTTACGGTGGCCGATATAAAGAAATTGGAGAAGGGTTTAGGTGATACCAAATCCATCACTGTCGTGGCCGCTTTGGAAATAGGTAGAAGAAGGCAGTCTTGCGAGATCAGAGAAAAGCCAATCATCCGCTCCAGCCGTGATTCATTTGAATACATTTATCCTGAACTAGCTGATCTGCATCACGAAGAGTTCTATGCTCTCTTTCTAAACAAATCAAACCGAGTGATGAGTCATCGTCATATCAGCTCGGGCGGAGTATCGGGTACGGTGGCCGATCTGAAAATAATTTTAAAACATGCGGTGGAGCTATTGGCTTCTTCCATAATTGCTGTACACAACCATCCATCCGGAAATCTTAAACCAAGTCAGGCGGATATTGAACTAACTAAAAAACTGAAAGAAGCCGGCAAATTGCTCGATGTTTCCTTGTTGGACCATCTGATTGTAGGAGAGAAGAGTTATTACAGCTTTGCCGACGAAGGAATGATTTAA
- the efp gene encoding elongation factor P, with the protein MATTAEIKNGLCIEFNHDIYQFIEFQHVKPGKGNAFVRCRMKSLRTGRVLEHTFPAGHDITTARVIRKPHQFLYADANGFNFMDQETFDQITIDGKMIDNNDLMKEGDICEVIIHEENNLILGCEAPQHVVLEITYSEPGVRGDTATNAYKPATLETGAIVNVPLFVEQGEKIKVDTRTRQYVERVRGK; encoded by the coding sequence ATGGCGACTACCGCAGAAATCAAAAACGGACTTTGTATCGAGTTCAACCACGACATTTATCAATTCATTGAGTTTCAGCACGTGAAACCCGGAAAAGGAAACGCTTTCGTCCGTTGCCGGATGAAAAGCCTTCGCACCGGACGAGTCCTAGAGCATACTTTCCCCGCCGGGCACGACATCACTACCGCTCGCGTCATCCGCAAGCCGCACCAGTTTCTATACGCTGATGCCAACGGTTTCAACTTTATGGATCAGGAAACGTTCGACCAAATTACCATTGATGGCAAGATGATTGACAATAATGACCTGATGAAGGAAGGCGACATCTGCGAAGTAATTATTCACGAAGAAAATAACCTGATTTTGGGTTGCGAAGCGCCGCAACATGTAGTGCTTGAAATCACGTATAGCGAACCGGGTGTTCGCGGAGATACTGCCACGAATGCCTACAAACCTGCCACGCTCGAAACCGGAGCGATTGTGAACGTGCCTCTGTTTGTTGAGCAGGGCGAAAAGATAAAAGTAGATACGCGCACCCGCCAATATGTAGAGCGCGTGAGAGGGAAATAG
- a CDS encoding DUF1736 domain-containing protein, producing MAKKKPVKQSIAINQPSAEGVSNSANTKSFVQLPGWSLYLIIFLFSILLYSNTLWNRYAIDDTIVLTDNKFTKKGFGGIKDHFTHDMFEGFFGERGAKLVSGGRYRPLSMVSLTIEYEISRRLKGDKRVTITDQNIIMGDADPYLFPMLDHAVNILLFGLTCLLLYYLLQQIIPKKYFISSPIGALSLSFIATLLYAAHPIHTEAVANVKGRDEVMCMMFSLLSLLATIKYIKTKNVLHLVWGMGIYFVALMAKENAITFFAVIPLTYYFFTQAKAKDYALTMGLYIVPVAVFLFLRSQFTQSGLTQDSPEILNNPFLLATGTQRFATAVYTFLLYFKLLLFPHPLTHDYYFNQIPYVDLGDIKFISSFLINAGLAVYALKNLKKKTIAAFAILFYFITFSIASNLLFTVGVLMNERFIYMSSLGFSILIAYMLIQSKERFKLSAPMVSGILVVILSLYSYKTFSRNFDWEDSFFLFRRDVAHSPNSAKIQTSVGGDLTKAADGNIQDLRNRGMIKTIFADLSQNTLNAAELNAIEALPDSSVRKLLLDSSITHLKEAIRIYPTHSNAWLLLGNALYKRNHQPEEVIPVYEKAAAYRVGGYYDASFNLGIVLNENNMPLQAKNQLLKAYEAKPEQAESRYMLAQVYAKLNQPDSVEYWLKKGAEAKPIQAVDYYLIGTGFGKVAHNMALSIQYLEKATQMDSKTEVYWEDLAVAYGIGQRFDEAIATSLKLIEINPKYPAAYLNLSVSYRNKGETKLADEYLKKYEEIKAEGMK from the coding sequence GTGGCGAAGAAAAAACCAGTTAAACAATCCATAGCTATCAATCAGCCTTCTGCCGAAGGCGTTTCCAATTCGGCAAATACAAAGTCTTTCGTTCAGTTGCCCGGTTGGTCGCTCTACCTGATTATTTTTCTTTTTTCCATCCTGCTTTATTCCAATACACTTTGGAACCGCTACGCGATTGATGACACCATTGTTTTGACCGATAATAAATTTACCAAAAAAGGTTTTGGTGGAATCAAAGATCATTTCACTCATGATATGTTTGAAGGATTTTTTGGAGAACGCGGAGCGAAGTTGGTGAGCGGTGGACGCTACCGGCCGCTGAGCATGGTGAGCCTGACGATTGAATATGAAATATCGAGGCGGCTAAAAGGAGATAAGCGCGTAACGATTACCGATCAGAACATCATCATGGGCGATGCAGATCCGTATCTGTTTCCGATGTTGGATCACGCGGTGAACATTCTGTTGTTTGGATTGACCTGCCTCCTCTTATATTATCTGCTGCAACAAATCATCCCGAAAAAATATTTCATCTCCTCTCCCATCGGCGCGCTGAGTCTGTCTTTCATCGCCACGCTTTTATATGCCGCTCATCCTATTCATACCGAAGCGGTGGCGAATGTGAAGGGCCGCGACGAGGTGATGTGTATGATGTTCTCGCTCCTATCACTGTTGGCTACGATAAAATATATCAAGACTAAAAATGTGCTGCACTTGGTCTGGGGTATGGGTATTTATTTTGTCGCCTTGATGGCGAAGGAAAATGCCATTACCTTTTTCGCCGTCATTCCGCTCACCTACTACTTCTTTACGCAAGCCAAAGCAAAAGATTATGCACTGACGATGGGGCTATACATCGTACCGGTAGCGGTGTTTCTTTTCTTGCGAAGCCAATTCACACAATCCGGATTGACACAAGACTCGCCGGAGATATTGAACAATCCTTTTCTGCTCGCCACCGGCACACAACGATTCGCCACGGCGGTCTATACTTTTCTGTTGTATTTCAAACTGCTGTTGTTCCCTCATCCGCTGACGCACGATTATTATTTCAACCAGATTCCTTATGTGGATTTGGGAGATATCAAATTCATTTCTTCCTTTCTTATCAATGCGGGCTTGGCGGTTTATGCCTTGAAGAACCTGAAGAAGAAGACCATCGCGGCATTTGCCATCTTGTTCTATTTCATCACCTTCTCCATCGCATCGAATTTGTTGTTCACGGTTGGTGTATTGATGAACGAACGTTTCATCTATATGAGTTCGCTGGGCTTTTCTATCCTGATTGCCTATATGTTGATCCAATCAAAAGAACGATTCAAACTTTCTGCACCGATGGTTTCGGGAATATTGGTGGTGATACTTTCGCTTTATTCTTACAAGACATTTTCGCGCAACTTTGATTGGGAGGATAGCTTCTTCTTGTTCCGTCGCGATGTGGCGCACAGCCCTAACTCGGCGAAGATTCAAACATCGGTAGGCGGCGATTTGACCAAAGCAGCCGATGGGAACATTCAGGATTTGCGCAACCGCGGAATGATCAAAACTATTTTCGCAGACCTCAGTCAAAACACCCTGAACGCGGCAGAACTAAATGCGATTGAAGCCCTTCCCGATTCGTCGGTCCGCAAACTGCTATTGGATTCTTCCATTACGCACCTCAAGGAAGCCATCCGAATTTATCCCACTCACTCCAACGCCTGGCTGCTTTTGGGCAATGCTTTATACAAGCGAAACCACCAACCGGAGGAAGTAATACCGGTTTATGAAAAGGCAGCAGCTTATCGGGTGGGGGGGTATTATGATGCTTCATTTAATCTCGGCATCGTGTTGAACGAAAACAATATGCCTTTGCAGGCCAAGAACCAATTGTTGAAGGCTTATGAAGCAAAACCGGAACAAGCAGAGAGCCGGTATATGCTGGCGCAAGTTTATGCCAAGTTGAATCAGCCGGATTCTGTAGAATATTGGTTGAAAAAAGGAGCCGAAGCGAAACCGATTCAGGCGGTAGATTATTATTTAATCGGCACCGGCTTTGGCAAGGTGGCACATAACATGGCTCTATCCATTCAATATCTGGAGAAGGCCACGCAGATGGATTCGAAGACCGAAGTGTATTGGGAAGATTTAGCGGTGGCCTATGGAATAGGGCAGCGATTTGATGAGGCCATTGCCACCTCGTTGAAATTGATTGAGATCAATCCAAAATATCCGGCAGCCTATTTGAATCTTTCGGTGTCGTACCGAAACAAAGGCGAAACAAAGTTAGCCGATGAATATTTGAAGAAATATGAGGAGATAAAGGCGGAAGGGATGAAGTAA
- a CDS encoding Omp28-related outer membrane protein, with the protein MIKKLLFVSAILFLGMQTEAQTILASQNFSSALSPWSATGTDKWVRAIGAISAPSYGKFYFRSPSASNGFAVALADGVSGGLNTELISPAINCSAQAYVGLSFYQWGLLQYQNTVGTVSVSTDNSNWSEVFNIQDAYTGANPELIELDISSYAAYQTTVFIKFTYKNTLSEVFWAIDDIQVLGLQEYDVAVQSVNTPKHTGRLNQPIKATVQNRGGKTIFGLTLGYEVNGTLITETFNNLGMLPFAKQEFTFAAKYPITTVGTFNFQVISFGVSIGADAHLANDTAKATIISLSHLPDKNVLLEESTTAVCGWCPGGTTRINDLMQTEGDYVIPVAMHAGFGTDAMTIDEHTTLSDAFGSGAPYAAIDRILFSEEDGINVGLPSLASNYNIWKAKVQLQKNYLQPVSIIASNTFTPGTRRLNINVNAVFYGAVSGDFRINCYVVEDSVVGTGSGYNQVSYYNSSPADTTLNPWFNKGNPMVGFIHRNVVRSFLGGAWGNDSIIPDRTEDGGFYTKDYSVVVPAGWNVAHLKLVALVSNYSSDYSSGLNEVLNSVEMSLNGQVSNNAPQAVYATGIDELKALDKMNIAPNPARNMVTVSYQLESEKKISYEVYNMMGQMVISIPEARMPQGTINTTLNTENMESGIYLVSIKENGASLHTAKFIIEK; encoded by the coding sequence ATGATTAAAAAACTTCTCTTCGTCTCGGCAATTCTGTTCTTGGGCATGCAGACCGAAGCCCAAACGATCTTAGCCTCTCAGAATTTTTCTTCCGCACTCAGCCCTTGGTCGGCTACCGGCACAGATAAATGGGTTAGAGCTATAGGGGCAATCAGTGCGCCAAGCTATGGTAAGTTCTATTTCCGATCTCCATCGGCAAGCAATGGCTTTGCCGTCGCCTTAGCCGACGGAGTCTCAGGCGGACTGAACACCGAACTTATCTCCCCGGCTATTAATTGCAGCGCGCAAGCGTATGTTGGCTTATCCTTTTATCAATGGGGGCTATTGCAATACCAGAATACGGTTGGTACTGTATCGGTAAGCACGGACAATAGTAACTGGTCAGAAGTGTTCAACATTCAAGATGCCTATACCGGCGCCAACCCGGAACTGATTGAGTTGGATATCTCTTCTTATGCTGCCTATCAGACAACGGTGTTTATCAAATTTACTTACAAAAATACGCTGAGTGAAGTTTTCTGGGCTATTGACGACATCCAGGTTTTGGGTTTGCAGGAATATGATGTGGCTGTTCAAAGCGTGAATACACCAAAACATACCGGACGGCTGAACCAGCCAATCAAGGCTACGGTGCAAAACCGAGGAGGCAAGACTATTTTTGGTCTTACTTTGGGCTATGAAGTGAACGGAACGCTGATTACGGAGACATTTAATAATCTGGGAATGCTTCCTTTTGCCAAGCAGGAATTCACCTTTGCTGCCAAGTACCCGATTACCACAGTAGGCACTTTCAACTTTCAGGTGATTTCGTTCGGGGTTTCTATCGGGGCGGATGCTCACTTGGCAAATGATACGGCTAAAGCAACTATTATTTCATTGAGCCATCTGCCCGACAAAAATGTTTTGCTGGAAGAGTCTACTACGGCCGTCTGCGGATGGTGTCCCGGTGGAACCACTCGAATAAATGACCTGATGCAAACAGAAGGAGATTATGTCATTCCGGTTGCGATGCATGCTGGGTTCGGTACAGATGCCATGACCATTGATGAACACACCACCTTGTCGGATGCTTTTGGAAGTGGCGCACCATACGCAGCTATTGACCGGATTCTTTTCTCTGAAGAGGATGGCATTAATGTGGGCCTTCCCTCTCTCGCCAGTAATTATAATATCTGGAAAGCCAAAGTGCAGTTGCAAAAAAATTATCTACAACCGGTGAGCATTATTGCATCTAATACTTTCACTCCGGGTACCCGACGGTTAAACATAAACGTGAACGCTGTTTTTTATGGTGCGGTGAGTGGTGATTTCAGGATCAACTGCTATGTGGTAGAAGATAGTGTTGTTGGAACCGGTAGCGGGTACAATCAAGTTAGCTATTATAACAGTTCTCCGGCAGATACTACTTTGAATCCCTGGTTCAATAAAGGGAATCCGATGGTAGGGTTTATTCACCGCAATGTAGTGCGCAGTTTTCTAGGTGGTGCTTGGGGCAACGACAGTATCATTCCCGATAGGACAGAAGATGGCGGTTTTTATACTAAAGATTATTCCGTGGTTGTTCCTGCCGGTTGGAATGTGGCGCATTTGAAATTGGTGGCTCTGGTGAGCAATTATAGCAGCGATTATTCATCGGGGTTGAATGAAGTACTTAATTCTGTTGAGATGTCCTTGAATGGTCAGGTAAGTAATAACGCTCCGCAAGCCGTGTACGCAACTGGAATAGATGAACTAAAGGCTTTGGACAAGATGAACATTGCTCCAAACCCGGCCCGCAATATGGTTACCGTTTCTTATCAGTTAGAAAGCGAAAAGAAGATAAGTTATGAGGTCTATAATATGATGGGGCAGATGGTCATTTCTATTCCGGAGGCACGGATGCCTCAAGGGACTATTAACACCACCCTGAATACGGAAAATATGGAAAGCGGTATCTATCTAGTAAGCATAAAAGAAAATGGGGCTTCGCTTCATACAGCCAAATTTATCATCGAGAAATAA
- the accB gene encoding acetyl-CoA carboxylase biotin carboxyl carrier protein: protein MELKDIQELIKMVKKADISGLKISEGDFTVTIKNKGTESTVVYNTQPQMPMMQQQPMMTNVPGVQTPGAQQTPATESAAAPAANNENNFTFRSPMVGTFYRKPGIDKEVFVKVGDNVKTGDVLCIIEAMKLFNEIEFDGVEGKIIKILIEDSSPVEYDQPLFLIEKS from the coding sequence ATGGAACTGAAAGACATTCAAGAACTGATTAAGATGGTGAAGAAGGCCGATATCAGCGGGCTGAAAATCAGTGAAGGTGACTTTACCGTCACGATCAAAAACAAGGGCACCGAATCTACGGTGGTGTATAACACCCAGCCGCAGATGCCCATGATGCAACAACAACCCATGATGACGAATGTTCCGGGCGTTCAAACTCCGGGCGCTCAGCAAACTCCGGCAACGGAAAGCGCGGCAGCTCCGGCAGCCAACAATGAAAACAACTTCACCTTCCGTTCTCCGATGGTAGGAACTTTTTACCGCAAACCGGGAATAGATAAAGAGGTGTTTGTCAAAGTGGGGGACAACGTGAAAACCGGCGACGTGCTCTGCATCATCGAAGCAATGAAGCTGTTTAATGAGATAGAATTTGATGGCGTGGAAGGGAAGATTATCAAAATCCTGATAGAGGATTCCTCCCCCGTAGAATATGACCAGCCATTGTTCCTGATAGAGAAAAGTTAA